Genomic DNA from Lactuca sativa cultivar Salinas chromosome 8, Lsat_Salinas_v11, whole genome shotgun sequence:
GAAGTTACATATTTCTGGAATATCCTtgatgtctttcacttcttgtttcttatccatcacgtgagctaagaaggcataGTATTCTTTGCGAAGATGCTTTTAAGCCTTGACGCAAGAAATGATTTGAAGGTTCATGCCCGGTTTGTCTCCATAGATGACGAGGATTTCGTTACTTGGTAGATTTAGGCGAATGACTTTTTCGTAACACGGGATATCGACATGGtgaggacttaaccaatccatgcatTTGATGACATCGAAAATTTTTATTGTGACCGATATCAGGTCGATTTGGAAAGAGTAGTTGTTTAGAGTGAGgttacatcctatgtatatatcgttagtgCTCTCTGCCTTTCTGTTTGCTATTTCTATGGTGAATGTGTCTTTTCGTGATTGCGGATTTTGTTTAAGTGTTTAAAGTTGTggcttacgaaacttttctccacaccactgtcgaaaagtatgcatgcataagaattatcgaggaggaacgtaccggttaccATGGTAGGATCAttcaccaaggtcgaccctttggATTATGTCATGGTTATAAAATGATGCTATGTGTACTGATCTATTAGATCAATATCCTAGTATATATGATGATGCTATGATTGATTATATGTTAGGCATGTATGATTATCGTATGTGCTAGCTTGTGTTTTATATTTATGTGATATTGTGATGACcggtgggttgaggtggtcctgctgtgtgctgaaGACTAATAGACCCATGGCAgcctggatagactgaaggcccacagggatgtaccagtcaggccgaaggctcgaatgacggtccagataggctgaaggcccgatgaggcggtctagtcatgctgaaggttttgTGAGTGGTCTAGATAGGCTGATGGCTCggtgaggcagtccagtcaggctgaaggctctgtatgcatacTGTTTGTTCATGATATTGTTCTGGTTTGTATGgtgtggtattttggaggaaactcactaagtttcgggcttacagttttggattttgtttcaggtacttcagatgatcgcggaaaggcgaaggcttgatcgtgcacctcctcgtatTTTATGTCATGATTTCTGGGATTACTCTGAtgataaactattttgaaaacaacttCTAATAAATGGTGGTTTTTTAATGTTTGAAAAAGTTCcaattttttatgaattttatggatgtttcaGTGAACAATCCGGATAGTTGTTGTCAGTAAGAACGTCATTGACGTGTAGTTATTTAGGGTAATCAGATGGATGGATATAGTAGGGTTAGCCATGCTTGATTGTTTCGCTGGAGGACTTTGCGGTTTTGGATTTGTTGGAATCGTCGTCTCCTGTCATCAATAGAGATGTGATGCAGGTTGAATCTTAGGGTGTTAAACACCCAATACCATCTAAAATCGATAGTAATTAGAGATTGAATTTTTCTTATTACTTCATACTCAAGCACAAAACCTGAGTGGAATTATAAGGGAGTATAAGATGATAAATATGGTAAATAAAAGGAAAAGATAAagcaaataaaagataaaaatataaaaaatatcttAGAAATCGTTTCCAATAATAAAAATgtgtttttcttttataaaatttcaaCAATATGTACATTTCTAATGAACTTCCATTTTGTTTAACATTGTATAAATTATATGAAGGAAGTACTTATAGTTTTTACTTTTTAGTTACTCATCTTTGATCAAGTCCATTGCTATCTCAACTAGTGAATGAATAGATGTCTTGTACCGACTCAATCCAATCGCCCCAGAGAAAATATTAAAACTTTCTACTTCTGAGGTCGTCTCTAAAATACCTTCCAACTCTTCTTCCATCTCAAGATGCTTGAAAATATcgatatttttattgttatttttcatCATCCAAGTTACCAACTCGACTACATATCTCCTTATTCTTGGAATCTTGGTTTGTGGTTGTggatttttcttcaaaatttgcaCGAGTGCCATTGCTAAATCATACTCTTGTATCCCGGCTTTCTTGAACATGGCATTAGCTTCATTTGATGTCATATATCCTAAGACATGTGCTGCTAGTCCCACCATCACTTCCTGCAACTTGTTTTCTTGTGTCATCATTTCTCTGAGCACCTATAAAGCATTTACAGACCGATATAATGTTGGTTACTTCAAGTCTAGAAAACTAAAACTGTCACTGTCATGTCATGTTACAAATACATAAACAATTGTATCTTAATGTTATGATGATGTCAAAAAGATATAAGTAATATTCAATATTGGTATCATTTTGAAATGATCAATAGTTTAGTTTCAATGAGTTCTAATTTGACCTCGGGCTTTTGGGATAGAATGGCTAAAAGCTTTTGGTTTAGAAACATATCTCCTACCCTTTCAATTCGTGGGTTTAAAGATCTCTTAAGACATAAATGATAATTAGAAGTAAACTAATTTGCCATTTAAAGTCCACTTTGAAATATTTATTTAACCAATTTTAATATTAGTATCGTGATcaagtaaaaaataaaatagatgCTCAATACAAGTATCATTTCAAAATCAttgttatgatatatatgatgTATCATTCTAActctttttaattaaatataacaaaTCAtgtttacttttttattttttttataatattaataataataactaatcAATAACATTTTAACATTTAGAACATCCATAATATATATAGTTGAATGAGATATCAACTTTGTAGTTTAACGGATATAAATTtgaataaaaaacatttttaatctttaaataAATCCTATAATAAGGTTTTATGACAAATATTTTGTTTTAAATATGTTCTATTTCTTTTTAAAGTTCATACTTCagcaaaaaaaaaatgataaagttAAATAATGTAAAATCATCATTTGGCTATCCCTTAAAGACTTCTTCTATGCAAATATATGGCAGGAACAAATAGAATTTGGAAGTAAACTTACAGTAGGTGCAGCCATGGTTATGCCTCGTAGCTGTTGAAAGAACCCTGGTCCACTGTAAATGCATAAATTCCTTAAAATTATCGCCGCATTTATACGAAGCAACGGATTATCCAAAGCATCAACAAGCTTCTCACTCACTTTCAACTTCAAAATACGATGAGAATTGGTGGCGCTTTCAAATGCGAGCATCCCAATTGCTTCTCCGGCGGCTATTCTCACATGATTCTGGTTTTCCGGCAATCCTTCTCTAAAGAAAATGTTAAACAACTCCTTCAAAACACCTCCGGTAGCCCCTATTCTCTCCGTTGCATCGTTTTCCAATGCCAAACTTGTCAAAATCTCGATCCCAAGTTTCTGTAACATCGGGTGTTTCTCACCATACTTTAATATATCTCTTATGTAAGTGATCGTGAAAACCACCTCCGATATCTCTGATCGGAGCTGTCTACCAGTGCCACCGGTGGTGCTGACGAGCATCTTCACCACCTGTAAAGATCTTTTCACTGTAAGAATCTGAGATTCTGTGACCCGGGTATCCGTTAATAATCTCTCTCCGGCGTGGGTGAAATCTATGATTTTCGCTAGAAGACCCTTCGTGTTCCCGATCTTTCCACAGTTGTTATGATCATGAGCGagtttcttcaagatttgaagaCCCAATTGATTGAATTCCCAGTACCCGTAGTTTTCTTTGTCGGAAATTATCTCTTTTCTCGGGATTTCACCACATGCGGTAGCGCTATGGTTTCTATGGGTGTTCAACAGACAAGAAATCGACTCCATGGCGCCTGGAATCCCGGCAACACGAAGGGAGTTTTGTTTTTTTCCGGCGAGTTTCGCCAGTATCTCCGCCGCTGATTTCCTAATCTCCTCCTCCTGTGGGTCTTTCCAGTTTAGCATTTCAACCAACCGTTCTATCACTGTAATCGTGATTCCGATTTTCTGAAGTGTATCTTCTGAAAACCGCTGATTTTTCGTGAAGTTTTTCAAGATTCTGACTCCGATCAGCTGCTCATCGGAGGAATCCGAGTCCAAAAGCTCCATCGCGAATGAAACCAAATCCATCTTCAACCCATCGAAGATGCTTCCATTAACGCATTTCGAGTATGCATCATAGAAAAACCTCCGAACAGAAACCATCCCCGTTGGTCCCAACTCACACTCATCGTTTATCTTATCCAACAGTTTCTTGATAATCACCTTCCATTCCCAATAAGCTTTCTCTAAAAGAAACAACATCGCTTCAGCTAACGCCAATGAGTAGAAGATAATCAAAGCCGATTTCCTGTTTCTCTTATCAGTATCTCCTTTCTCAATTTCTCCAAAGTTTTGCTTCACCAGCTTTATCAACGACAACACCACGCAAGCTGTTGCTGATGCTAACTGAAGCCAATAAAGAAGACGACTGATATTTCTTGATAAGAACACCCATTGACCATATGGAAGAAGAGGAACATCTGAACTCGTCCATGTCCGATTCAacgtcttcttcttctccaagtaTCTACCTTTTACCTTTCGCAGATGTGAAGCAGTCTCTCTAACCTCTCTACTACCACCATTATAACCGAACACCGCCTTACAAGCTCTGATGACTATATGCGATCTAGACTTGACTGCCCGGAAACTACTGATTCCGGCATCGGTGAGCGACCAAGTTGCTTGGTGCTGCCATTCAAGCTCGTGGCTCCGGCTAAAAATCCGAGTGCCTTCTATCAACAGAATTATAGTAATGAACCAGAAATCTGTTTGATCTATAGTGATGGCGAATCCACCTAGTAAAACCACGGTGGCCCAGATGAATCCGAGGGTTCCTAGCCCGGTGGCTGCTTTCTCCAGAACCGCTAGCCGGAGGGCAAAGAGAGTCAGCTTCTTCTCCGGTGCTCGGGTCACTTGTCTTCTTCCTGAAACCGATGATGATGTATTCTCATTGCTGGTTGATGTTTCGACGCTGCTTTGTGGTTCGAAAATGTTGATTGGGACATGAACGCTACCTTGGCTTTCTATTGATGTTTGTTTATCCATATTTATCAAGATCTTGTTTTAATGAagatgtatttatatgtgtgtgTAAATGGAGATTGGAGAGCACGTTTCCTTGGCTTTTTGGCAATATTTAGATTTCTTGTTGTGTACTTTTGAAATGAGTTATTGCTTTTTCATCGTGTTGAAGTCATGAAAACAGTTTTTTAGCAACGGGTTTGAGGGGTTGTTAGGATAGTTGGTAATCGCTTttagatttattattattattattattattattattattattattattattattattaattgtcAAAAGATTTAATTGGttggatgaaataaaataatcataaatgGTACGGGACTATGGGTTGGATAATGAAAATTAGCCAATGAGGTGTTAGTGGTGgttccgttgagattaaaaataaaatagagatctcAAGATTCAACCTCAGCCATGTATTTCACATCTGCCGTAATAACCTTCCGGCGTACCGGCACGACAGGTCTGGAATAATCATAAACGATTACACAGCGCCACCCATTTCTTTATCCTCcgccaccatccccaccaccataaccgccaccgccaccaccccTACCACCACCTTTGATACCAGCCGACTCCACCACTGTCACCACCGTTACTTATATCACCGCTATCTTTGTCACCACCACCTTTTCTGCCACCAACTGTCGTAATCATATACGATTACTCAGTCTGTgaacatacatatatgtataatcatttatgattaaacatatatgtataaacatgcataatcatatatgattatacctctctGCCATATAATTCGGCATAGTCCGCTCCTGCCGGTACGCTGGAGCGTTAGAGCGGCAAGTAAGAAATACGTGGCCGAGGTtcaatctcaagatctctatttttttttttaatctcaagggAACCGTCCCCAGGGGTGTCATGCCTCATGGTACCTTATGATATCTGGGTATAGATTAgttttatttctattttatttggTATTTAATAAGGTTAGCCACTAATAATCCTTataatacttttgtttttatacaattagttttttttagggaaatctccagaaaagtcctaatatttacGGAAAAGATACACTTTTGtcccaatgttttttttttgtcaa
This window encodes:
- the LOC111881788 gene encoding uncharacterized protein LOC111881788 produces the protein MDKQTSIESQGSVHVPINIFEPQSSVETSTSNENTSSSVSGRRQVTRAPEKKLTLFALRLAVLEKAATGLGTLGFIWATVVLLGGFAITIDQTDFWFITIILLIEGTRIFSRSHELEWQHQATWSLTDAGISSFRAVKSRSHIVIRACKAVFGYNGGSREVRETASHLRKVKGRYLEKKKTLNRTWTSSDVPLLPYGQWVFLSRNISRLLYWLQLASATACVVLSLIKLVKQNFGEIEKGDTDKRNRKSALIIFYSLALAEAMLFLLEKAYWEWKVIIKKLLDKINDECELGPTGMVSVRRFFYDAYSKCVNGSIFDGLKMDLVSFAMELLDSDSSDEQLIGVRILKNFTKNQRFSEDTLQKIGITITVIERLVEMLNWKDPQEEEIRKSAAEILAKLAGKKQNSLRVAGIPGAMESISCLLNTHRNHSATACGEIPRKEIISDKENYGYWEFNQLGLQILKKLAHDHNNCGKIGNTKGLLAKIIDFTHAGERLLTDTRVTESQILTVKRSLQVVKMLVSTTGGTGRQLRSEISEVVFTITYIRDILKYGEKHPMLQKLGIEILTSLALENDATERIGATGGVLKELFNIFFREGLPENQNHVRIAAGEAIGMLAFESATNSHRILKLKVSEKLVDALDNPLLRINAAIILRNLCIYSGPGFFQQLRGITMAAPTVLREMMTQENKLQEVMVGLAAHVLGYMTSNEANAMFKKAGIQEYDLAMALVQILKKNPQPQTKIPRIRRYVVELVTWMMKNNNKNIDIFKHLEMEEELEGILETTSEVESFNIFSGAIGLSRYKTSIHSLVEIAMDLIKDE